In Dermacentor silvarum isolate Dsil-2018 chromosome 2, BIME_Dsil_1.4, whole genome shotgun sequence, the following proteins share a genomic window:
- the LOC125943128 gene encoding uncharacterized protein LOC125943128 — protein MRPTFAAILLVSLVAFTANAYAFPEEEARVDTTFDSAAQDAVYLGEVLRDVAQTLAEDEELGAESDEYFFRALWNKTKEAVKGATNKVKVSVKGAYKEAKDHIKKAAKEAQQKLKDKAAEIISKLLTKVMDGYALEDSESSANFIKVFVNVIQRAAQKFMKMGKVLQHLEN, from the exons ATGAGGCCGACATTTGCCGCCATTTTGCTCGTGAGTCTCGTCGCCTTCACAG CAAATGCATACGCATTTCCTGAGGAGGAGGCCCGCGTTGATACAACATTCGACAGTGCCGCTCAAGATGCTGTTTATCTGGGTGAAGTCCTTCGTGACGTGGCACAGACACTAGCTGAGGACGAAGAACTTGGTGCTGAG AGCGACGAGTACTTTTTCCGTGCTCTCTggaacaaaacaaaagaagctGTGAAGGGCGCCACTAACAAGGTGAAGGTGTCCGTAAAAGGGGCATACAAAGAGGCGAAGGACCACATAAAGAAAGCCGCTAAGGAAGCCCAGCAGAAGCTCAAGGACAAGGCGGCCGAGATCATATCCAAGTTGTTAACCAAAGTTATGGATGGCTATGCGCTGGAAGATTCCGAGAGCAGTGCAAACTTCATCAAGGTCTTTGTCAATGTCATCCAGCGAGCAGCACAGAAATTTATGAAGATGGGCAAGGTTCTACAGCACCTCGAGAACTga